In Opitutaceae bacterium TAV5, one genomic interval encodes:
- a CDS encoding acetolactate synthase codes for MRHTISVLVENKFGVLARVAGMFSGRGFNIDSLNVAPTHDASLSRITAVLKGDDAALDLATKQLRKLVNVVDVVDFTEGEAVVRELVLAKVSASGHTRSEIMQICDIFRTKIVNVSQDSLIIEITGDEGKVSAFLKILEPFGILEIARTGVLAQKR; via the coding sequence ATGCGACATACGATCTCCGTCCTCGTTGAGAACAAGTTCGGCGTTTTGGCTCGCGTGGCCGGCATGTTTTCCGGCCGCGGCTTCAACATCGACTCGCTCAACGTCGCGCCCACGCACGACGCGTCGCTGTCGCGGATCACCGCCGTTCTCAAGGGCGACGACGCCGCGCTCGACCTCGCGACCAAGCAGCTCCGCAAACTCGTCAACGTCGTCGACGTCGTTGACTTCACCGAGGGCGAGGCCGTGGTGCGCGAACTCGTCCTGGCCAAGGTTTCCGCCTCCGGCCACACCCGCTCCGAGATCATGCAGATCTGCGACATCTTCCGCACGAAGATCGTCAACGTCTCGCAGGACTCGCTCATCATCGAAATCACCGGTGACGAGGGGAAGGTCTCCGCCTTCCTCAAGATTCTCGAACCTTTCGGCATCCTCGAAATCGCCCGCACCGGCGTCCTCGCCCAGAAACGCTGA